The DNA segment AAATAGCCATTTATCGCTTCATTCGCTATTAATTCCTGTGATGCAAGCGGGAGAATATTGTGCTGAATATCCCTCTTTATTACAAATTCAGCAACGAGTAAGCGATCAATTGGCGCATTTACCCGAATCAATACGCGCATTAAGCACGCCTGATATTTATCGCGTGCAATTAGATAATGAATTATCTTTAAGACAACAACAATTAATGGCGCAATATAACTGCTAAGGATAAGGCAATGAAATATTTAAAAGTAGGTGCAGCAGTACTTAATCAAACTCCCTTAGATTGGGAGGGGAATCAACAACGGATTGAAGTAGCCATTAAAGCAGCTAAAGAAGCACAAATCAGTGTTTTATGTTTACCAGAATTGTGTATTAGTGGTTATGGTTGTGAAGATATGTTTTTATCTCCGGCCACGTTATTGCAATCTAAACGGGTTTTATCGGCTTTAGTTTCTCACACAGAATCTATTATTGTCGCGGTCGGTTTGCCATTAAGTTATCAGAATCGAATTTATAATGTGGTTTGTTTATTAGCCAATGGGAAAATTTGTGGTTTTGTGGCGAAACGTTTCTTAGCAGGCGATGGTATTCACTATGAGCCACGCTGGTTTCAAGCGTGGCCAGAAGATATTTCCGTCGAATTAGAATTTAATGGGCAACATTATCCGCTTGGGGATATTTATTTTAATTGTGGTGGGGTGAGAATTGGTTTTGAAATTTGTGAAGAAGCATGGGTCGCCAATCGACCTGGGATTAAATTAGCCCAGCGAGGTGTGGATATTATTTTAAATCCCAGTGCCAGTCATTTTGCATTTGATAAACATGCGATTAGACAGCGTTTTGTTTTAGAAGGATCACGGGCTTTTAGTGTCAGTTATATTTACACGAATTTATTGGGTAATGAATCGGGTAGAGCGATTTATGATGGAGATGCGTTATGTGCCAGTCGTGGGCAATTATTAGCGAGTAATCCGCGTTTTAGTTTTGCGGATTATCAGCTTATTAGTGCGTTTATTGATGTCGATTTAACCCGCATCGCGCAGGCGCGCACGGGGGAAGCGGTGCCAAATTTGGACACGCGGGTTTATATTCCCTTTGATTTCGCGCCTTTACAGCCCACAGCCAATCCGCAATGCGTGGAAACGTGGGAATTGAGTCCTGCTCTGCGTGAGGAAGAATTTGCGCGGGCAGAGGCGTTGGGCTTGTTTGATTATTTGCGTAAAAGTCGTTCGCATGGTTTTGTATTATCTCTCAGTGGTGGCGCGGATTCGGCGGCAATTGCTTGTTTAATTCGTTTAATGGTGATGCTAGGCGTGCGTGAATTGGGAATGGAAGGATTTTGTCAAAAATTGGCTTATTTTCCCTTGCAAAAAACAGATATTAACGGCTTAATGTCACAATTACTCACTTGCGTTTATCAGGCCACTTGTTATTCTGGAGAAATTACGGAAAAGGCTGCGGAAACTTTGGCTTTTGGTTTAAATGCCAGTTATTTAAAACTAGATGTGGATTTTTTGAGAAAAGGTTATATTGATTTAATCAGTCAAGCCATTAATAGAACGCTACATTGGGATAAAGATGATCTGGCTTTGCAAAATATTCAAGCACGCATTCGTGCGCCCAGTGTTTGGTTATTGGCGAATTTAAAAAATGCGTTATTATTAGCGACCAGTAATCGTTCAGAAGCGGCTTTAGGTTATGCCACGATGGATGGGGATACCTGTGGCGGATTAAGTCCCTTAGCAGGCATTGATAAAGCCTTTTTGCGCCGTTGGTTATGTTGGTTAGAAACGCAAGGCGTGCATGATTTAGGCGTAATGCCTTATTTGCATTTAGTGAATAATCAACAACCTACCGCAGAATTACGTCCAGCCGAAATGCAACAAACCGATGAAGCCGATTTAATGCCTTATGAAGTGGTTAATATTATTGAAAAAGCGATGGTTAGAGATCGACAAACACCACAAGAAATTGTTTTGTTATTAAAAAGCCTATATCCAGAGCAAGAACAGGCGCAATTGATTTTATGGGTGACGCGCTTTTTTCGTTTATGGAGTCGCAATCAATGGAAACGAGAAAGATATGCGCCCAGTTTTCACTTAGATGATGAAAATGTTGACCCTAAAACAGGCTGTCGTTTTCCTATTTTATCGGGTGGATTTGAATGGGAATTAAAGGCTTTATCTGATAATATGCTGCTGTAATGTTTTAGGTTTTTGTTTAGAGTTAGAATTGTCAGAATTGAAGAATTAACCCGCTTTGAAAAATAGAGAAACAAACGATAGACACTAGCCAATTTTGAAATTCTGTCAATTCTGATTTAGATAAATTAGCATAACAGTAATCTTTTTTAGTTGGTTAGAATTCCTTGTTGAAAATGAGTCACGTCCACCTTGCTTACTTATTTCAGCAAAACATCTTTTGGCGGGATTGAATTGATCATGTAATCAACAAAGCCAAAATGTATATCTATTACATCTGATATAAAAAAATACCCGTCTAGTTTATAAGTACCATGAGAATATCTAAAGTCATGATCCGTACCTGATATATGTATCAAATAACCGCCACAACTGTCGATTCCAACTTCTTTGATACATTCAGTATCTCCTGAGCTTATGCCGATAGATGAAAAGTCTTCACTAGCCCATATAAAGTCTTGAACATCAAAGTCCAAATTTATCTTAACAATATTCCCTAGATTTTTATCTATAAAATCAGCAATTTCACTGGCATTACTGTCAGATAACGAATTGGAATAGGTAGGAATTTCTTTTTTCTGAAGGTTTAATAAATCAGGAAAGAATGCAGCAATTATGCCAGTAATGGTTGCAATTAAACCAAGCAATCCAGTAATGAAAATACCTGCTTTTTTGAATGTGGAATGATTTGTCTGTAAATCAGGATTTGCACCAGACATTTTATTCTCCTTAAATAGTTCTAAATACCCAACCAAATTAACGTGAATTCAACACCGTTGAACTCACGTTAAATTCTCAAATTTAGTCGTCGCTAAACAGCCAATAAACCAATCCACCCACCGCAGCGGCCGCTACAACGGGAGCGGCAACAACAGCGGCTGCACCCGCCGCCATTCCACCACCTACTGCTGCACCAATTGTGGCTAAACCAGCGGGACCTGCACCTACTGTAGCCAATGTTGCCACAGAACCTGCGGCACCTGCTACAGCCCCTGCATAAGTACCCGTTTGCGCTTTATCACAAGCACTTTGATTTTCACAATTGGTATAAAGTGCTTCGTTCATCAAATGAGCCGCGCCTAAGCCACCAGCACCCCCTACTAAGCCTGCTCCTGCAACAACACCACCACCGATAACTGCTCCTGCTGTTGCCATGTTGCTCATGATTGCCGCACCAGAAGCCCCTTGAACACCGTATGCTAAAGCAGCAGCACTACCAACTGATTTTGCTGCATCTACAGTTTCAATAATACTGCCATCAGCCAAAACCGAAGCTGAACCTGAACATAAAGCAAGTAATAAGGTCACTTTTAAAGCTAAAGATTTCATAAGGGTATGTTTCCTCTGTATAAAAATAAAAAATAATTCAGGTAATTTTTATCACCCGATAAGAAAATTAGTTACAGAATATTAATCAACTCTGCAACTAATTTAAAATGCACAGTTTTTGAAAAATATTAGTTATTCAAAAACTATCAAACAAATTCTGTACCTATTGCTAAAACAAGTGCCATCGCTAAACTATATCCAATAGCCTGCCCGAAACTATTAGCAAATCCAAAGGCAAAGGTTATA comes from the Thioflexithrix psekupsensis genome and includes:
- the nadE gene encoding NAD(+) synthase — encoded protein: MKYLKVGAAVLNQTPLDWEGNQQRIEVAIKAAKEAQISVLCLPELCISGYGCEDMFLSPATLLQSKRVLSALVSHTESIIVAVGLPLSYQNRIYNVVCLLANGKICGFVAKRFLAGDGIHYEPRWFQAWPEDISVELEFNGQHYPLGDIYFNCGGVRIGFEICEEAWVANRPGIKLAQRGVDIILNPSASHFAFDKHAIRQRFVLEGSRAFSVSYIYTNLLGNESGRAIYDGDALCASRGQLLASNPRFSFADYQLISAFIDVDLTRIAQARTGEAVPNLDTRVYIPFDFAPLQPTANPQCVETWELSPALREEEFARAEALGLFDYLRKSRSHGFVLSLSGGADSAAIACLIRLMVMLGVRELGMEGFCQKLAYFPLQKTDINGLMSQLLTCVYQATCYSGEITEKAAETLAFGLNASYLKLDVDFLRKGYIDLISQAINRTLHWDKDDLALQNIQARIRAPSVWLLANLKNALLLATSNRSEAALGYATMDGDTCGGLSPLAGIDKAFLRRWLCWLETQGVHDLGVMPYLHLVNNQQPTAELRPAEMQQTDEADLMPYEVVNIIEKAMVRDRQTPQEIVLLLKSLYPEQEQAQLILWVTRFFRLWSRNQWKRERYAPSFHLDDENVDPKTGCRFPILSGGFEWELKALSDNMLL
- a CDS encoding RNA polymerase subunit sigma-24 yields the protein MTLLLALCSGSASVLADGSIIETVDAAKSVGSAAALAYGVQGASGAAIMSNMATAGAVIGGGVVAGAGLVGGAGGLGAAHLMNEALYTNCENQSACDKAQTGTYAGAVAGAAGSVATLATVGAGPAGLATIGAAVGGGMAAGAAAVVAAPVVAAAAVGGLVYWLFSDD